Below is a window of Acidobacteriota bacterium DNA.
TGGTTTCTTTTCTCGACGAGAAAGGCACGCCGGGGATCGTGCAGCGCGCACTCATTTGCCCGCCGCACAGCCAGATTGGCCCGATCACTCCGGACCAGCGAGCGCAACTGATACAGAATTCCATCGTGCAGGGCGTCTACGAAAAGACAGTCGATCGCGAGTCTGCCTACGAGCGGCTGAAGGGGCGAGCCGAACAGACTCCTGCCCCGGGCGCGTCGCAGGACAAACCGTGGTATGCGAACCTGCCTTCGCTCGGCTTCCCCTCAACTGGCAGGCGCGGCGACAGCGTGGTCGAAGCGATGGTGAAGAGTGCCGCACGATCGGTGGGCAGTTCGGTCGGGAGGCAGATCGTGCGCGGAGTACTCGGGTCGCTTCTGGGCGGAAACCGGCGCTAGATCAGCTGGAAATACGACTTGCCCGAACCTCAACTCTCTGCAATCCTTACCGCTCGCCATTTGACGGCGCCATACAAACTCACGCGTGAGTGACCCAGGGCCAGAGTCCATCGCTATCGCCGGATCCGGCGTTTCTGTCGCCGAGGCCGCCGATCCTAACCGCCCCAAGCGGGTCATGGGATTCCGCGACCTGCTTCTTTTCTATGTTGTCACAGGCATCAGCCTGCGCTGGATCGCAACCGCGGCAGCGGCGGGCCCAAGTTCGATCGTCATATGGATCGGGGCGTGGCTCGCTTTTTATACTCCGCTCGCGCTGTCGGTCATCGAGATGTCGTCGCGGTATCCGAATGAAGGCGGCCTGTACGTTTGGACCAAGCGGGCGTTCGGCGACTTCTCCGGGTTCATGGCGGCGTGGACTTACTGGACTTCGAATCTTCCCTACTTCCCTGCCGTGCTGTATTTCGCCGCCAGCAACGTCATCTTCATTCGCGAGGCGGAGTGGGGATATCTTTCCGGCAACGCGACTTTCTACATCACGTTCGCACTGCTGACCCTGATCGCGGCAACGCTGCTGAACATCGTCGGACTCGATGTCGGGAAATGGCTGCACAACATCGGCGCGCTGGCCATGTGGATTCCCGTGATGATCGTGATCGGCATGGGCCTGCTCGCGTATCACCGTTACGGATCGGCAACTACTTTCTCGCTGCACACTATGACGCCGAGCATCCACATGAATGACATTATTTTCTGGTCGGTGCTGACCTTCGCGTTCGGCGGTTGTGAGGCGGCCTCGTTCATGGGAGAGGAAATCAAGAACGCCCGCCGCACGATTCCTCTCACGCTCTTCGTGGCCGGACTAACGGTGAGTTTCTGTTACATCATCGGCACAGTGTGCGTGCTGCTGGCGCTGCCCTCGACGGAGATCAACAGCCTGCAAGGCCTGGTGCAGGCGATCGGCAAGACGGCGGAACGCGTCGGCATGCCCGGAGTTCTACCGCTAGCGGCTTTTTTGATCGCGCTCAGCAACATCGGCGCTTCGGGTGCGTACCTGGCCGCATGTGCGCGCCTGCCTTTCGTGGCCGGCATCGACCGCTTTCTGCCGCCCGCGTTCGGTGCACTCCATCCGCGGTGGGGGACTCCGTGGGTCGCTATTCTGACGCAGACCTTCATCGGGAGTGTTTTTATCTTTCTCGGACAGGCAGGCACCACCGTCAAGGGAGCCTACGACGTGCTGGTCAGCATGGGCGTGATCACCTATTTCATTCCCTACCTTTACGTTTTTGCGTCCATGTTCAAACTGCAACGGGAGGAAGCGGGACCGGACGTGATTCGCGTCCCCGGTGGCAAGCCCGTCGCCTATGCGCTCTCGATCGTGGGATTCACGACCACGGCGTTCACTATTGCAGTTTCCGTGATTCCACAGCCGGATGAGCCGCACAAATTGCTGGCTGTCACCAAAATCGTGGGCGGTTGCGGTGCGCTGGTGCTGATCGGAGTGTGGATTTATTGGGCCGGAAGAAAACGAGCCGCAAAACTTCAGTAATGCATCCCAACATTCGTTGCCTGTGCGGTATCCAGCACAACAATTACGCAGGTATTACAAAGCGGGGCGTAGCGGCGTGTTCCAATTGAGCTGGGACCCGAAACTCCGCATGAGCATTTTCAGCCGCGACAAGACCTTTAGCCAGCCGGTCAATCTGACCATTTCATTGTCATTGGCAATCTTTCACGTTTGCGCCATCGTTGCCTTATTCATGTTCAGCTGGAAAGCCTTGGCATTCGGCCTGTTGATGTGGTGGGTTGCCGAGAGCCTCGGGATCGGCATGGGATACCATCGCCTGCTCACGCACCGCGGGTACAAGACGCCGAAGTGGGTGGAATATTGCCTCACCATCTGCGGTACGCTGGCTCTGCAAGGCGGGCCGATTGGCTGGGTGGCGACGCATCGCCTCCATCACCAGAATTCCGATAAAGACGGCGATCCACACTCGCCACGCGATGGCGGCTTCTGGGCTCACATGGGATGGATCATCACCGGCGAGTCGCTGCACAACAAGTCCATCGAACTTCTGCCCTACGTCCCGGAACTTCGCAAAGACAAGTTCATGATCTGGATCAGCGAATGGCACTGGGTACCGCTGACCGTGATTGCAGTCCTCACGCTTGCGCTGGGTGGATGGAAATTCGTGATGTGGGGAATCTTTTTGCGCACCGTGGTCGGCCTTCACGCCACCTATCTGGTCAACTCGGCCACTCATATATGGGGATCGCGCCGCTTTCGCACCACCGATGCTTCAACCAACAATTTCTGGGTCGCGATGCTGAGTTTCGGCGAAGGCTGGCACAACAACCATCATGCGCATCCGCAATCGGCGCGCCATGGACTGGCTTGGTACGAGTTCGACTTGAACTGGTACGGGATCGCCGCTCTGCGCACCGTGGGCCTGGCATGGGACGTGAAAGTGCCCTCTGCAAGCCGTCTTTCAAGTTGACAAGATCGCTTCTCTAAAGCAAACTTCTGCAACTGATTTTTAGCCGCAAGCGTTAGTCCCCGTACGCTGCATTCACCCACGCACCACACAGAAAGGCTGCTATGAAGACCCTTACCCACCGCACGCTCTCCTTCTCGTCGATCGTTCTCCTCACCGTTCTCCTGACTTTTGCATTGGGCGCCACCGCCGCTGCGCAGTCCCACCTTACCGGGACATTGCCAGACGGTGCGACCTATGTCATCGATGTGCCGGCTAACTGGAACGGAACGCTTCTGCTCTATAGCCACGGCTATGTTTTCCCGGGCGGCGCCAATCCGGCTCAGGACGTGGGCGATGGGATCACGGCAACCTATGTTTTCGGCGCCGGATACGCGCTGGCAGGTTCTTCTTATGCTTCGACTGATTGGGCTGTAAAAGAGGCGATCCCGGATCAGATCGCGGTGCTCGACGCTTTCAAGACCCGCGTCGGCACGCCCACCACAACCATTGCATGGGGACACTCGATGGGGGGCATGATTTCAGCGGCGCTGGTTCAGCAGTTCCCCACCCGGTTTAATGGCGCGCTGCCCATGTGCGGGATCGTCGCCGGCGCCGTAGGACAATGGAACCAGTGGCTCGACGGTGCGTTCGTTTTCAACACGCTGCTGGCGGGCGGCACACTCCAACTCGTTCACATCACCAACCCTAACAATTTTGCAAATGCCGAAACAATCCTCGGCGCCGCTCAGGGAACTCCGCAGGGGCGGGCGCGTCTTGCACTCGCGGCGGCCTTTACCGACACACCAGGCTGGGCCGATCCGTCTTTGCCGGAGCCTGCACCGACCGACTATACGACTCGGCAGGTAAACCAGTTCTTGTGGCTGGCCAATGGCGAGTTCCCGTTGATGTTCGCGTTCCGCGCGGAACTGGAAGCGCGCGCCGGAGGGAATCCATCCTGGAACACGGGCGTGAATTACGCCACGCTCCTGAAAAAATCGAATTCACTGGCCGAAGTGCAGGCGCTGTATGCCGCTGCGGGCCTCAGTCTGGATGCCGATCTGGCCACGCTGAAGGGTGCAAAGAGAATTTCCGCGGATGCCGCGGCGAAGACCTATCTGACCCAGAACGTTACTTACAACGGCCAGATCACCGTCCCCGTGCTGACCTTGCACACCACCGCCGACGGCGGTGTAAATGTCGAAAACGAAAAAGCCTACAGCACGACTGTACACACGGCAGGCAACACTCTGCTCTTGAAAGAAACGTTCGTGCATCGCGCGGGGCATTGCGAGTTCACGCCCGCGGAAACCATCGCAGCATTGCAGAAACTTGCAACCCGCGTGACGACTGGAAAATGGAAGGCGATCACACCGGCAAGCATGAATAGCGCAGCGACTGCGCTCGGTCCGGGATACAACGTCCTCTTTCTCAATAACCAGCTCGTACCGGTGGCCCCGGAGTTTGAGAAATTCACTCCGCTGAATTTCCTGCGCCCGTTTGACGCGTTCAGCAACTGAGTAGGGCGTGCCCCTGAAACACGTTGCTACAGGGCCGTAGTTTGAAGACCGACCAAAGTGGCTGTGACGGGGGCCACAGACTGCGGCCATTGATTGCCTCATCGTAGTAACGTCCTCGAAACACATCGTTGCCGCCGCACCCTCAGTTGCCTCAGCCGCGTAGCGGCGGCATGCGAAAGCCCGGCACGGCAGTGCCGGGTAGGCGAGCGGCGGGCACGAGTCCCGCAGGGACGGCACCCATGGCGCACAAATATCCGAACGTCCTGATTCATCTCGTTTTCAGCACCAAACAACGCCGCGACCTGATCCCGGTCCAACTCCACGCAATGTTATGGAAATATCTCGCTGGCATAGGACGGAATCACAAGATCCCTGTCTTCTGCGCGGGGGGCACATCCAATCATGTCCATCTTCTAATTGCATTGCCGTCGGATGTGACCGTTGCCAAGGCGGTCCAGGTTTTGAAAGCGAACTCCTCCCGTTGGATCGGTGAGCATGGGATCGCATTCGCCTGGCAGGAAGGTTACGGAGCATTCAGCGTAAGTGCGTCAAACGTCGCGATCGTGCGCCATTACATCGAACATCAGGCGGAACATCACGCCAAACGCAGCTACGAGGATGAGTTTGTGACATTGTTAAGAAAAACCGGGGTGGAATTCGAACCCGATCAGGTTTTCGGGTGAGGGTGCCGTCCCTGGCGGGACTTGATCTTTGCTGATGCCTACCCGGCACTACCGTGCCGGGCTTTCACGTTCCGCCGCTTCGCGGCTGGTCATCAGAACGGGAGTCAAACACCGTGATCATTTGACCGCGAGTAGACCCACAACGCTCTCCGGCGCGCCAGAATTCCCTCACACCAACTGGAGAGCCCATACAGCACCGCACCCACTAAGAGGCCAAGCGTTACCATTACTCCGACTTCGGCTAGGCCCCCTGCAGCGGCCGCCAACCAAAATTGCTTCTCTTGTGCAATCCCGACCAGGATGTTCGTGACGCCGTCCGTGAGCATTACAAAGGCAAGGATCAGCGTAAGTACAGCCATTCTCTTAATTCCCACTGCTTTGGAAGCACACATTTCATATGCATACAGAAATGAAGCGTCGGGAGGCTTTTTGCTTTTCGACAATAGTCCTCCAAGCCAGAGTTGGCGCGCCATGCCTACTGACCTGATGATAGAGATCCCCAGAACCAAAAGTAGATAGAGAACAAACAGTTTGTTCTGCCAAGGCATCTGGCGGTCGACTATGATCGGATCCCACGCAACGTTTGTCTCTTGCACTCAGCCTCCGGGATACAATTCGCTCTATCGACTAGAGAATCTGTCACTCTATTAGACACCGGCAGTCTGAAATTGGCGCTGGCACGCAACCCATACCCGCAACAACAAGAAAGGCACGAAGATATTCTCCGTGCCTCTGTGTCTCTGTGGTGAATAAGTCCTTAGACCGGCGTCGCCGTCTTCCTCTTCGGATTGAAGAACGGCAAAGGCACGACCGTCGCGGTGGTCTGCTTGCGTTGCGCTTCGATGGTTAATTCCATCTGGAGCTTTGTCCCGACTTTCGAATGATCGGAATCGACGCTGGCTAGCGCAATCAACTTCTTCAATAGGGGCGAGAACGCAGTGGTCGTGGCTTTCCCTACCTGGCGGTCTCCGGAATAGACCGGCACTGGTGTTCGCGAAGCCTGGCTGGGCGCGGCGGGAGACAATCCGAATTTGTCGAACTGCTCTTCGACTTCGACCCAATCGACTTCGAGTCCAACCAACTGGCGGGCTACTCCCTGTCTGACATCGCGCGCCAATGCACGTTTCCCGATGAAATTCTCTTTATCGAGATGCACCATCTTCCCGAAACCCAATTCGTAGGGCGAATATTTCTGGGAAGCAATCAGCGCTTTCTTGGAACTCGAGTAGTCCACTTCGATCAGTAACAGGCCGGCTTCCACGCGAGAGACATCCAACGCCAGCATTCCGGCGGGATGAATATCGAACTGCTTGCCCTTGGACATCAGTTCATCCCAGACCTTGACAGCGTCATTCCACGGGATCCAGATTTCGTAGCCGAGATCGCCGGTATATCCGGTACGCGAAATGTCCACGGGCACGCCTGCGATCTTGCCACTCGTCTTGCGGAAGTATTTCAGGTTGCTGATATCCGCGTCGGTCACGGCCTTGAGCAACTTCGCCGAGGTCGGCCCTTGCAATGCGAGGGCAGCAGTCTGTTCCGAGATGTCTTCGACCTGAACGTCCATGTTTAGACCGTTCTGGCGAATCCAGCGCAGGCTGGGATCGGCAGCGGTCCAGCGATACTTGTTTTCTTCGAGGCGCGTAATCGTACCGTCGTCGATCACCTTGCCGTCTTCATCGCACCAGCAGCAATAGATCACCTGCCCGACCGCGACTTTGTTAACGTCGCGCGTGATGATGCGGTTCACGAGCTTGGTGGCATCCTTGCCGGTGATCAGATACTTGTAGAGCGGTGAGATATCAATCAGCGCACACGCGTTGCGGATCGCGTTGTACTCGTGCTCGTGATGTACTTCATAAACGCTGACCGTGTAGTATCCCGACCATTCCCGGTAGTTCAGGCTGTGGCAGAGGGCAAGAGTTCGCTCGTGAAATGCAGTTCCAACTGGCAAGGGTGGCCTCGTGTGTCGGCTTTCCTCTGTGTTCTCCGTGACCTCTGTGGTTAAGACTTTGCCTTCCTAACCGAAGATGTCACACGATACACAGAGAAAACCTTGAACGCCGGATTATATGAGCCAGCAGGCTCGCTCAGCAAGGGTGGAAATACATTGACCCAAAGTCAGAACTGGCGCGTAAGTGTAGAGACAAAAAGATAGTTTACCGATAGAATGGCGAGTCACTTTCGAAGCACTTCCTGCCCTCTGGATCGAACTATGCCTGCAGCCGCAAGCAGTAACAAATACGACGTGATTGTGATTGGCGGAGGCCATAACGGCCTGACCACGGCCGCCTACCTGGCCAAAGCGGGACGAAAAGTTCTGGTGCTGGAGCGCCGGCACGTTCTCGGCGGCGCTGCGTGCACGGAAGAAGTTTTTCCCGGATTCAAGTTTTCGGTTTGCTCTTACGTCGTGTCGCTGCTGCGGCCGGAGATCATCCGCGATCTCGATCTGCCGCGGCATGGCCTGGAAATTCTTCCGCTCGATGGGACGTTCACACCCATGCCGAGCGGCGATTATCTGTGGCGCGTCAACGATCATGGCAAGACGCACCGCGAAATCGCGCGCCACTCGCGGGTTGACGCTGAGGCTTACGACGAATTCGGCAAGGCGATGCAGGCAATGTGCCGCTTCGTGAAGCCAATCCTGAGCATGGTCCCGCCGGACCCCGCGACGCTGAATCCGAAAGAACTGATGAAGATGTTGTTCCTGGGACGCCGTTTTCAGGACATGACGAGCGGCGACAAATACAACCAGGTCCAGCTCATGACGATGAGCGCGATCGATTTCCTCGATCAATGGTTTGAGACGGACGTGCTGAAAGCCACCATGTCGGCGTCCGGAATTATCGGGACGTTTCTCGGCGTGCGCTCGCCGGGGACGGCCTACGTACTGCTCCATCACTACATGGGAGAGATCGACGGCGCATTCCGCGCCTGGGGATTCGCGCGCGGAGGTACGGGAGCAATCTCGAATGCGATCGCGGCCGCGGCCGTGGAGGCAGGCGTCGAGATTCGCACCCAGACGCCGATTTCAAAAATTATCGTCAAGAACAATCGCGCGGTTGGCGTCGCTCTGGACAATGGCGACGAAATTTATGCGGATGTGATTTCTTCGAGCGTCGATCCCCGGCTGACGTTCGTCAAGATGATCGATGCAGGAGTCCTGCCAGCCGAATTCATGGAAGGCGTGAATCGCTACAAGTTCCGAGGATCGTCGGGTAAAGTGAATCTCGCTCTCGACGGCCTGCCGAATTTCAAGTGCCTGCCCGGCGTAGGCGCGCACCTTCGCGGTGCGATGTCGATCTCACCAAGCGTCGAGTACATGGAAAAGGCGTACGACGAAGCGAAGTACGGACACTGGTCCTCGCATCCTTACATCGACATGGTGATCCCGACGCTGACCGATCCCTCGGTTGCGCCTCCGGGCAAGCACGTGATGTCGTGCTTCGTGCAGTACGCGCCGTACAAGCTGGCGCCCGGCCTCGACTGGGATACGGAAAAAGAAAAGTTTGGCGACGCGGTCATCAACGCCATTGCCGAATACGCGCCCAACATTAAAGACATCATCCTGCATCGGCAGGTAGTGACGCCGCTTGATCTGGAGCGCGAATGGGGATTGAGCGAAGGCAATATCTTCCAGGGTGAACTCTCGCTGGAGCAACTGTTCTTCCTGCGTCCAGTGGCAGGATGGGCGGCTTTCCGCACTCCCATCAAGAACCTCTATCTGTGCGGTTCGGCGACGCATCCGGGCGGCGGCATCATGGGCGCTCCGGGACGATTGGCGGCGCTGGAAATTCTTAAAGACGGAAAGGCTGCCTGATTTCCAGGAAAACGATCATGGCTGAAACACGCGATGTGATCATTGTCGGTGGCGGGCACAATGGCCTGGTCACAGCCTTTTACCTCGCCAAGGCGGGATTCAAACCACTCGTGCTGGAACGCCGCGCGCAGGTGGGCGGCTCGGCAATCACGGAAGAATTTCATCCCGGGTTTCGGTGCTCCACACTTGCCCATAACGCGGGATCGCTGCGCGCCGATGTCGTGCGCGACATGCAGCTCAAACAGCATGGCTTGGAATTAGTGACCCCCGAGGTCAGCACCGCTTCGTTGCTGCCGGACGGCCGCGCATTGCTTCTCTATGCCGATCCGAAACGGGCGGTGCAGGAAATCGCCCAGTGGTCGCAGAAAGACGCCACCGGCTATACCGACTTCGGAGCCGCGCTCGGCAAGATCGGCAAAGTCATTGGTCAGGCGCTGACGTTGACTCCCCCAAACATTGACAACCCAAGCAGTGGCGATCTTTGGGGCATGTTGAAGACGGGCCGTGCGATCCGCAACCTCGGCAAGAAGGATATGTATCGCGTGCTGCGCTGGGGACCGATGGCGGCAGCGGACTTAGTATCCGAATTCTTCGACACCGAACCGTTGCGGGCAACGGTTGCGGCCAGGGGAATTTTTGGGACGTTTCTCGGACCGTGGTCAGCGGGAAGTGCATTGGTCCTGATGTTGCGTGCGGCGGCGGATCCGACGCCCGCGGGCACGGTACAGTTTGCGATCGGAGGCGCCGGCCAGATTACGCAAGCCATGTCGGCGGCCGCCCGACAGGCGGGTGCAGAGATTCGTCCGTCCGCTGACGTCGTCGAAATTCGAGTCAAGGATGGCGTCGCAACCGGAGTGGTGCTCGCTTCGGGAGAAGAAATCTCCGCGAAGGCCGTGGTCTCGAACGCAGATCCAAAACGTACTCTGATGCGTCTTGTGGATCCGACTCACCTCACGCCTGACTTCGTGCAGAAGATCCAGAATTATCGCTCGCTGGGAACAGTCGCGAAAATCAACCTCGCACTTTCAAGTCTGCCGGAGTTCCCTGCTCTCAAAGACTTCAACATGCTGAAAGGCCGCATCCAGATTAGTCCTGAGATTGACTACATCGAGCGCGCATTCGACGAATCCAAGTACGGAAACTTCTCGCGCCAGCCTTATCTCGAGATTACTTTCCCTTCGCTCACCGATCCATCGCTCGCTCCAGCGGGCCAGCACGTGATGTCGATTTACATGCAGTACGCGCCTTACAAACTGAAGAATACCGATTGGGAAAGCCAGAGGACGGCTCTCGGCGAGGCCGTGGTAAAAACGATCGCTCAATATTCGCCTTCGTTGCCGCAGAAAATCCTGCGCCACCAGATCATCACCCCCAAGGATTTGGAAGACAATTACGGACTTACGGGCGGCCATATTTTCCATGGCGAGCTTTCGCTGGATCAGTTCTTCACGATGCGGCCGTTGCTCGATTGGGCGCGCTACCGGACTCCAATCGAAAAGCTCTATTTGTGCGGGAACGGAACGCATCCTGGAACAGGGTTGACCGGCGGTTCGGGCGCCAACGCCGCGCGGGAGATTGTACTCGCTCTCAAAAAGTGATCCGCAAAGTTGTTTCTTGTAGCTGTCATCCCGAGCGGAGCGAGGGATCTGCAGTCTCCCCTGGGCGAATACCTGCAGATCCCTCGCTCCGCTCGGGATGACAGAGCTCTTAGAGCATCGTGGAAATTGGATTATCCATGCATAACTCCGCCATCCTTCTCGTCTCCTGCCCCGACCGCAAGGGCGTGGTGGCTTCGATTGCGGACTTCATCTTCCGGCACAACGGCAACATCCTGTTCGCCGACGAGCATGGAGACGAGGAGTCGAATCTATTTCTGACCCGGGTCGAGTTCGATCCATCGCAGTTCAATTTTGACCTTGCGGAATTTTCCGATCGTTTTGCCTCGATTGCCAGGGAATTTGAAATGTCATGGCGCCTGGCCCATTCGACGGACCGGCCGCGCCTGGCGATTTTTGTTTCCAAGTACGACCACTGCCTGCAGGACCTGCTCTACCGGCATCAGAATGGAGAATTGCGCTGCGACATTCCCCTGATCATTTCCAATCATCCGGACAACCAGCGTATCGCCGACTTCTATCACGTACCCTATGTTGTCGTTCCGGTAAACAAAGACAATAAGCGGGAAGCAGAACAGAAGCAGATGGCGCTTCTCCGCGAGCACCAGTGCAACCTGGTCGTGCTGGCGCGCTACATGCAGGTGTTGTCAACCGAATTTACGGCCGCCATCGGCTCCCAAAATCTTATTAACATCCACCATTCCTTTCTTCCGGCCTTTGTTGGCTCGCGTCCTTATCACCAGGCGTTTCAACGGGGAGTCAAGCTGATTGGGGCCACCGCCCATTACGTCACCGAGGTACTCGACGACGGAC
It encodes the following:
- a CDS encoding APC family permease codes for the protein MSDPGPESIAIAGSGVSVAEAADPNRPKRVMGFRDLLLFYVVTGISLRWIATAAAAGPSSIVIWIGAWLAFYTPLALSVIEMSSRYPNEGGLYVWTKRAFGDFSGFMAAWTYWTSNLPYFPAVLYFAASNVIFIREAEWGYLSGNATFYITFALLTLIAATLLNIVGLDVGKWLHNIGALAMWIPVMIVIGMGLLAYHRYGSATTFSLHTMTPSIHMNDIIFWSVLTFAFGGCEAASFMGEEIKNARRTIPLTLFVAGLTVSFCYIIGTVCVLLALPSTEINSLQGLVQAIGKTAERVGMPGVLPLAAFLIALSNIGASGAYLAACARLPFVAGIDRFLPPAFGALHPRWGTPWVAILTQTFIGSVFIFLGQAGTTVKGAYDVLVSMGVITYFIPYLYVFASMFKLQREEAGPDVIRVPGGKPVAYALSIVGFTTTAFTIAVSVIPQPDEPHKLLAVTKIVGGCGALVLIGVWIYWAGRKRAAKLQ
- a CDS encoding acyl-CoA desaturase, with the translated sequence MSIFSRDKTFSQPVNLTISLSLAIFHVCAIVALFMFSWKALAFGLLMWWVAESLGIGMGYHRLLTHRGYKTPKWVEYCLTICGTLALQGGPIGWVATHRLHHQNSDKDGDPHSPRDGGFWAHMGWIITGESLHNKSIELLPYVPELRKDKFMIWISEWHWVPLTVIAVLTLALGGWKFVMWGIFLRTVVGLHATYLVNSATHIWGSRRFRTTDASTNNFWVAMLSFGEGWHNNHHAHPQSARHGLAWYEFDLNWYGIAALRTVGLAWDVKVPSASRLSS
- a CDS encoding prolyl oligopeptidase family serine peptidase; translation: MKTLTHRTLSFSSIVLLTVLLTFALGATAAAQSHLTGTLPDGATYVIDVPANWNGTLLLYSHGYVFPGGANPAQDVGDGITATYVFGAGYALAGSSYASTDWAVKEAIPDQIAVLDAFKTRVGTPTTTIAWGHSMGGMISAALVQQFPTRFNGALPMCGIVAGAVGQWNQWLDGAFVFNTLLAGGTLQLVHITNPNNFANAETILGAAQGTPQGRARLALAAAFTDTPGWADPSLPEPAPTDYTTRQVNQFLWLANGEFPLMFAFRAELEARAGGNPSWNTGVNYATLLKKSNSLAEVQALYAAAGLSLDADLATLKGAKRISADAAAKTYLTQNVTYNGQITVPVLTLHTTADGGVNVENEKAYSTTVHTAGNTLLLKETFVHRAGHCEFTPAETIAALQKLATRVTTGKWKAITPASMNSAATALGPGYNVLFLNNQLVPVAPEFEKFTPLNFLRPFDAFSN
- the tnpA gene encoding IS200/IS605 family transposase, with amino-acid sequence MRKPGTAVPGRRAAGTSPAGTAPMAHKYPNVLIHLVFSTKQRRDLIPVQLHAMLWKYLAGIGRNHKIPVFCAGGTSNHVHLLIALPSDVTVAKAVQVLKANSSRWIGEHGIAFAWQEGYGAFSVSASNVAIVRHYIEHQAEHHAKRSYEDEFVTLLRKTGVEFEPDQVFG
- a CDS encoding aminomethyl transferase family protein; the protein is MPVGTAFHERTLALCHSLNYREWSGYYTVSVYEVHHEHEYNAIRNACALIDISPLYKYLITGKDATKLVNRIITRDVNKVAVGQVIYCCWCDEDGKVIDDGTITRLEENKYRWTAADPSLRWIRQNGLNMDVQVEDISEQTAALALQGPTSAKLLKAVTDADISNLKYFRKTSGKIAGVPVDISRTGYTGDLGYEIWIPWNDAVKVWDELMSKGKQFDIHPAGMLALDVSRVEAGLLLIEVDYSSSKKALIASQKYSPYELGFGKMVHLDKENFIGKRALARDVRQGVARQLVGLEVDWVEVEEQFDKFGLSPAAPSQASRTPVPVYSGDRQVGKATTTAFSPLLKKLIALASVDSDHSKVGTKLQMELTIEAQRKQTTATVVPLPFFNPKRKTATPV
- a CDS encoding NAD(P)/FAD-dependent oxidoreductase; protein product: MPAAASSNKYDVIVIGGGHNGLTTAAYLAKAGRKVLVLERRHVLGGAACTEEVFPGFKFSVCSYVVSLLRPEIIRDLDLPRHGLEILPLDGTFTPMPSGDYLWRVNDHGKTHREIARHSRVDAEAYDEFGKAMQAMCRFVKPILSMVPPDPATLNPKELMKMLFLGRRFQDMTSGDKYNQVQLMTMSAIDFLDQWFETDVLKATMSASGIIGTFLGVRSPGTAYVLLHHYMGEIDGAFRAWGFARGGTGAISNAIAAAAVEAGVEIRTQTPISKIIVKNNRAVGVALDNGDEIYADVISSSVDPRLTFVKMIDAGVLPAEFMEGVNRYKFRGSSGKVNLALDGLPNFKCLPGVGAHLRGAMSISPSVEYMEKAYDEAKYGHWSSHPYIDMVIPTLTDPSVAPPGKHVMSCFVQYAPYKLAPGLDWDTEKEKFGDAVINAIAEYAPNIKDIILHRQVVTPLDLEREWGLSEGNIFQGELSLEQLFFLRPVAGWAAFRTPIKNLYLCGSATHPGGGIMGAPGRLAALEILKDGKAA
- a CDS encoding NAD(P)/FAD-dependent oxidoreductase, with the protein product MAETRDVIIVGGGHNGLVTAFYLAKAGFKPLVLERRAQVGGSAITEEFHPGFRCSTLAHNAGSLRADVVRDMQLKQHGLELVTPEVSTASLLPDGRALLLYADPKRAVQEIAQWSQKDATGYTDFGAALGKIGKVIGQALTLTPPNIDNPSSGDLWGMLKTGRAIRNLGKKDMYRVLRWGPMAAADLVSEFFDTEPLRATVAARGIFGTFLGPWSAGSALVLMLRAAADPTPAGTVQFAIGGAGQITQAMSAAARQAGAEIRPSADVVEIRVKDGVATGVVLASGEEISAKAVVSNADPKRTLMRLVDPTHLTPDFVQKIQNYRSLGTVAKINLALSSLPEFPALKDFNMLKGRIQISPEIDYIERAFDESKYGNFSRQPYLEITFPSLTDPSLAPAGQHVMSIYMQYAPYKLKNTDWESQRTALGEAVVKTIAQYSPSLPQKILRHQIITPKDLEDNYGLTGGHIFHGELSLDQFFTMRPLLDWARYRTPIEKLYLCGNGTHPGTGLTGGSGANAAREIVLALKK
- the purU gene encoding formyltetrahydrofolate deformylase → MHNSAILLVSCPDRKGVVASIADFIFRHNGNILFADEHGDEESNLFLTRVEFDPSQFNFDLAEFSDRFASIAREFEMSWRLAHSTDRPRLAIFVSKYDHCLQDLLYRHQNGELRCDIPLIISNHPDNQRIADFYHVPYVVVPVNKDNKREAEQKQMALLREHQCNLVVLARYMQVLSTEFTAAIGSQNLINIHHSFLPAFVGSRPYHQAFQRGVKLIGATAHYVTEVLDDGPIIEQDVVRISNRDTVEQLTEKGRDIEKVVLSRAVRWHVENRVLLYGNKTVVFQ